A DNA window from Engraulis encrasicolus isolate BLACKSEA-1 chromosome 3, IST_EnEncr_1.0, whole genome shotgun sequence contains the following coding sequences:
- the LOC134444781 gene encoding GTPase IMAP family member 9-like, with protein sequence MVLRGSVPHISDIRIVLLGNEDGGKSSCGNSILGGQEFQTPGRTTECVKRKGEAAGRCITVVEAPGWRKTYTVKQTPDRDKREISLSVSLCPPGPHALLLIISVSKSFTEKNRRAVQEHLELLGEKVWSHTLVLFTFGDRLGDTSIEQHIESGGEALLWVVEKCGNRYHVLDNKKSDCVQVTELLEKIEEMVAINSGQHDISDCPTFNEFSKLKTVSGNHGEWSMTEPPYFCEANPDDFSSGAFHSAALQSYMMKPSKKHWRPNRHLKTVSGNAREWSMTDPPNFRGANPDDSTDGSASALQSDVMRPRKQFSIAASSQSSGVGTAEENRGDAEETMVMVPQTREDGAANREDVKTRLRRSKRFKTAGW encoded by the exons atggtcctgaggG GAAGTGTTCCACACATCTCAGACATTAGGATTGTGCTGTTGGGAAATGAAGATGGAGGGAAGAGTTCATGTGGAAACAGCATCCTGGGAGGACAGGAGTTCCAGACTCCGGGAAGAACAACTGAGTGtgtgaagagaaagggagaagcagCAGGGAGATGCATCACTGTAGTGGAGGCaccaggatggaggaagaccTACACTGTAAAGCAAACTCCTGATCGCGATAAACGAGAGATTTccctcagtgtgtctctgtgtcctccaggaccccatgcTCTACTCCTGATAATTAGTGTAAGCAAGTCAttcacagagaaaaacagaagagCAGTGCAAGAGCACCTGGAGCTCTTGGGTGAGAAAGTCTGGAGCCATACTCTTGTGCTATTCACCTTTGGGGACAGGCTGGGAGACACAAGCATTGAGCAGCAtattgagagtggaggagaggctctgctgtgggttgtagagaaatgtgggaacaggtaccATGTTTTAGACAATAAGAAGAGTGATTGTGTTCAGGTGACAGAGCTtctggagaagatagaagagatggtggcaATTAACAGTGGACAACATGATATTAGTGACTGTCCCACGT TCAATGAGTTCTCAAAGCTCAAAACTGTATCAGGAAATCATGGAGAATGGAGTATGACTGAACCTCCCTACT TCTGCGAGGCAAATCCTGATGACTTCTCAAGTGGAGCATTTCACTCTGCAGCGCTCCAATCATACATGATGAAGCCCTCTAAGAAACATTGGAGGCCCAATAGGCATCTGAAAACTGTATCAGGAAATGCCAGAGAATGGAGTATGACTGATCCTCCCAATT TCCGTGGAGCCAACCCTGATGACTCCACAGATGGCTCTGCTTCAGCACTCCAATCAGACGTGATGAGGCCCCGTAAGCAGTTCAGCATTGCTGCCTCCAGTCAGAGCTCTGGGGTTGGTActgcagaggagaacagaggagatgcTGAGGAAACCATGGTGATGGTTCCACAAACCAGAGAGGATGGAGCAGCCAACAGAGAAGATGTCAAAACTCGACTACGGAGGTCAAAGAGGTTTAAGACAGCAGGTTGGTGA